One window of the Prionailurus bengalensis isolate Pbe53 chromosome E1, Fcat_Pben_1.1_paternal_pri, whole genome shotgun sequence genome contains the following:
- the SOX9 gene encoding transcription factor SOX-9, with protein sequence MNLLDPFMKMTDEQEKGLSGAPSPTMSEDSAGSPCPSGSGSDTENTRPQENTFSKGEPDLKKESEEDKFPVCIREAVSQVLKGYDWTLVPMPVRVNGSSKNKPHVKRPMNAFMVWAQAARRKLADQYPHLHNAELSKTLGKLWRLLNESEKRPFVEEAERLRVQHKKDHPDYKYQPRRRKSVKNGQAEAEEATEQTHISPNAIFKALQADSPHSSSGMSEVHSPGGEHSGQSQGPPTPPTTPKTDVQPGKADLKREGRPLPEGGRQPPIDFRDVDIGELSSDVISNIETFDVNEFDQYLPPNGHPGVPATHGQVTYTGSYGINSTAATPTGAGHVWMSKQQAPPPPPPQQPPQAPQAPQAPPQPQPAPPQPQPAPPQPQAAHTLTTLSSEPGQSQRTHIKTEQLSPSHYSEQQQHSPQQIAYSPFNLPHYSPSYPPITRSQYDYTDHQNSGSYYSHAAGQGSSLYSTFSYMNPAQRPMYTPIADTSGVPSIPQTHSPQHWEQPVYTQLTRP encoded by the exons ATGAATCTCCTGGACCCCTTCATGAAGATGACCGACGAGCAGGAGAAGGGCCTGTCCggcgcccccagccccaccatgTCCGAGGACTCGGCGGGCTCGCCCTGCCCTTCGGGCTCCGGCTCGGACACCGAGAACACGCGGCCCCAGGAGAACACGTTCTCCAAGGGCGAGCCGGACCTGAAGAAGGAGAGCGAGGAGGACAAGTTCCCCGTGTGCATCCGCGAGGCGGTCAGCCAGGTGCTCAAGGGCTACGACTGGACGCTGGTACCCATGCCAGTGCGCGTCAACGGCTCGAGCAAGAACAAGCCGCACGTCAAGCGGCCCATGAACGCCTTCATGGTGTGGGCGCAGGCGGCGCGCAGGAAGCTCGCCGACCAGTACCCGCACCTGCACAACGCCGAGCTCAGCAAGACGCTGGGCAAGCTCTGGAG actGCTGAACGAGAGCGAGAAGCGGCCCTTCGTGGAGGAGGCGGAGCGGCTGCGCGTGCAGCACAAGAAGGACCACCCGGATTACAAGTACCAGCCGCGGCGGAGGAAGTCGGTGAAGAACGGCCAGGCGGAGGCCGAGGAGGCCACCGAGCAGACGCACATCTCCCCCAACGCCATCTTCAAGGCGCTGCAGGCCGACTCGCCTCACTCCTCCTCCGGCATGAGCGAGGTGCACTCCCCGGGCGGCGAGCACTCGG GGCAATCCCAGGGGCCCCCGACgccacccaccacccccaaaaCCGACGTGCAGCCGGGCAAGGCTGACCTGAAGCGAGAGGGGCGCCCCCTGCCAGAGGGGGGCCGACAGCCCCCCATCGACTTCCGCGACGTGGACATCGGCGAGCTGAGCAGCGACGTCATCTCCAACATCGAGACCTTCGACGTCAACGAATTCGACCAGTACCTGCCGCCCAACGGCCACCCGGGGGTGCCGGCCACGCACGGCCAGGTCACCTACACGGGGAGCTACGGCATCAACAGCACGGCGGCGACCCCGACGGGCGCGGGCCACGTGTGGATGTCCAAGCAGcaggcgccgccgccgccccctccGCAGCAGCCCCCGCAGGCCCCGCAGGCCCCGCAGGCGCCCCCGCAGCCGCAGCCGGCGCCCCCGCAGCCGCAGCCGGCGCCCCCGCAGCCGCAGGCGGCGCACACGCTGACCACGCTGAGCAGCGAGCCGGGCCAGTCCCAGCGAACGCACATCAAGACGGAGCAGCTGAGCCCCAGCCACTACAGCGAGCAGCAGCAGCACTCGCCGCAGCAGATCGCCTACAGCCCCTTCAACCTCCCGCACTACAGCCCCTCCTACCCGCCCATCACCCGCTCGCAGTACGACTACACCGACCACCAGAACTCGGGCTCCTACTACAGCCACGCGGCGGGCCAGGGCTCCAGCCTCTACTCCACCTTCAGCTACATGAACCCGGCGCAGCGGCCCATGTACACGCCCATCGCCGACACGTCCGGGGTCCCTTCCATCCCGCAGACCCACAGCCCCCAGCACTGGGAACAGCCCGTCTACACACAGCTCACCAGACCTTGA